Proteins from a single region of Allocatelliglobosispora scoriae:
- a CDS encoding TetR/AcrR family transcriptional regulator C-terminal domain-containing protein: MTQIPTPPWRKQRRSTPTRKPLSREQILDAAMGILDAEGLDAMSMRRVADELGTGPASLYAHVANKDDLLELVRERVIGEIPLPVPDPELWREQLHQLAADSVRVLAAHRDIARAWLATVPTGYNALRIAETMLGILLVGGVPPRIAAIAVDRIALYISADAYENALWRGRYEGRAAEEFFAEEIGQITEFYRNLPPGEFPHLTANVDFLTSGDGDERFAFGMQMLIRALETHLPARGSELSAPADPPGPPG, translated from the coding sequence ATGACGCAGATTCCCACCCCGCCGTGGCGCAAGCAGCGGCGCAGTACGCCGACGCGCAAACCGCTCAGCCGGGAGCAGATCCTCGACGCGGCGATGGGGATCCTCGACGCCGAGGGGCTGGACGCGATGAGCATGCGCCGGGTCGCCGACGAGCTGGGCACCGGACCGGCCTCGCTCTACGCCCACGTCGCCAACAAGGACGACCTGCTCGAACTCGTCCGCGAGCGGGTCATCGGCGAGATCCCGCTGCCGGTGCCGGACCCCGAGCTGTGGCGCGAGCAGCTCCACCAGCTCGCCGCCGATTCGGTGCGCGTCCTCGCCGCACACCGCGACATCGCCCGGGCGTGGCTCGCCACCGTGCCGACCGGCTACAACGCCCTGCGCATCGCCGAGACGATGCTCGGCATCCTGCTCGTCGGCGGGGTGCCACCCCGGATCGCCGCGATCGCGGTGGATCGGATCGCGCTCTACATCAGCGCCGACGCCTACGAGAACGCGCTGTGGCGCGGCAGGTACGAGGGCAGGGCCGCCGAGGAGTTCTTCGCCGAGGAGATCGGGCAGATCACCGAGTTCTACCGCAACCTGCCGCCCGGCGAGTTCCCCCACCTCACCGCCAACGTCGACTTCCTGACCAGCGGCGACGGCGACGAGCGCTTCGCCTTCGGCATGCAGATGCTGATCCGCGCGCTGGAGACCCACCTCCCGGCGCGCGGATCGGAGCTCAGCGCGCCGGCGGATCCTCCCGGGCCGCCCGGATGA
- a CDS encoding class I SAM-dependent methyltransferase, with the protein MNGQASTAPELLGAEMLFWSAGPGPIRSGVAPRLIAHTVPAGSRVLLAGPEDQALIDVLVERGVDLTVLIQAYADGVQVVGRNTANPGVHVIVGDVSRLPIGDGFDAVIALAGLDRLLTAEGRDLSWAELYRLLRSALRPEGTLLLAVDNPLGLHRMVELQPWYADRDDTAWRLPGVSEPGRPRILSELRSLLAADGLAITGEWGAYPLPDRPTALVATASLDAPGETVGAIESVLADACATGFAGVELLRDPWPLASTALHAGAASALAPAWWICARAGAAPDAALPVVLLADEPVELVADDAALLRRSAPTSPSALGSVPAQATALDQGDVVPAGRLLREVLIDGCLRRDLPMLRRTLTAYADWLYSFADDLGDLPAPYAYAMLDNVVLHDGAFAVLNPRRGSVPSRPAVEVLATGLRRFAFELETVGYAHPWPSTLGVDGLTVVLGGASGRDVAETLLRLAEEPWLLPAQAVGSAPSFQELREANVRQREEIGRLTERLAWSEKMLGSREHHLAKAQRKLELLSGSLTYRAGKLAVKPLRWGKRQAGRVIRAAREDPPAR; encoded by the coding sequence ATGAATGGTCAGGCCTCGACGGCACCCGAGTTGCTCGGCGCCGAGATGCTGTTCTGGTCGGCCGGTCCGGGCCCGATCCGCAGCGGCGTCGCACCGCGGCTGATCGCGCACACCGTCCCCGCCGGTTCCCGCGTGCTGCTCGCCGGCCCGGAGGACCAGGCCCTCATCGACGTGCTGGTCGAGCGCGGTGTCGACCTGACGGTCCTGATCCAGGCCTACGCCGACGGAGTCCAGGTCGTCGGCCGCAACACCGCCAACCCCGGCGTACACGTGATCGTCGGTGACGTCTCCCGGCTGCCGATCGGCGACGGCTTCGACGCCGTCATCGCGCTCGCCGGGCTCGACCGGCTGCTCACGGCGGAGGGCCGCGACCTGAGCTGGGCCGAGCTCTACCGGCTGCTCCGCTCGGCGCTGCGCCCCGAGGGCACGCTGCTGCTCGCCGTCGACAACCCGCTCGGCCTGCACCGGATGGTCGAGCTCCAGCCGTGGTACGCCGACCGTGACGACACCGCGTGGCGCCTGCCCGGCGTCTCCGAGCCCGGCCGCCCCCGGATCCTGTCCGAGCTGCGTTCGCTGCTCGCCGCCGACGGGCTCGCCATCACCGGGGAGTGGGGTGCCTACCCGCTGCCCGATCGGCCGACCGCGCTGGTCGCGACGGCGAGCCTCGACGCGCCCGGCGAGACCGTCGGTGCGATCGAGTCGGTGCTCGCCGACGCCTGCGCCACCGGGTTCGCCGGTGTCGAGCTGCTGCGCGATCCGTGGCCGCTCGCCTCCACGGCCCTGCACGCGGGTGCCGCGAGCGCGCTCGCCCCGGCGTGGTGGATCTGCGCCCGGGCCGGTGCCGCACCCGATGCCGCCCTGCCGGTGGTGCTCCTCGCCGACGAGCCGGTCGAACTCGTCGCCGACGATGCCGCCCTGCTGCGCCGCTCCGCCCCGACCTCGCCGTCCGCGCTCGGCTCGGTGCCGGCCCAGGCGACCGCTCTCGACCAGGGCGACGTCGTCCCGGCCGGGCGGCTGCTGCGCGAGGTGCTGATCGACGGCTGCCTGCGGCGGGACCTGCCGATGCTGCGGCGCACCCTGACGGCCTACGCGGACTGGCTCTACTCCTTCGCCGACGACCTCGGTGACCTGCCCGCCCCCTACGCGTACGCGATGCTCGACAACGTCGTGCTCCACGACGGCGCCTTCGCCGTGCTCAACCCCCGGCGCGGCTCCGTGCCGTCGCGGCCCGCGGTCGAGGTGCTCGCGACCGGGCTGCGCCGCTTCGCCTTCGAGCTGGAGACCGTGGGCTACGCCCACCCGTGGCCCTCGACGCTCGGCGTGGACGGCCTCACCGTGGTGCTCGGCGGTGCGTCCGGCCGGGACGTGGCGGAGACGCTGCTCCGCCTCGCGGAGGAGCCGTGGCTGCTGCCCGCCCAGGCGGTCGGGTCGGCGCCGAGCTTCCAGGAGCTGCGGGAGGCCAACGTGCGCCAGCGCGAGGAGATCGGCCGCCTCACCGAACGGCTCGCCTGGTCGGAGAAGATGCTCGGCTCCCGTGAGCACCACCTGGCGAAGGCGCAGCGCAAGCTGGAGCTGCTCAGCGGGTCGCTGACCTATCGCGCGGGCAAGCTCGCGGTGAAGCCGTTGCGCTGGGGCAAGCGGCAGGCGGGCCGGGTCATCCGGGCGGCCCGGGAGGATCCGCCGGCGCGCTGA
- a CDS encoding non-ribosomal peptide synthetase translates to MTLICDLFVEQAGRRPDALAVRTWEKTLTYGELDARSSALAAVLVQHGVGPDSRVGISHRRDPSMVVAMLAIQRAGGAYVPLDPTHPPARNRLVIDDAGISIAVVDDAGAAALAGDGLILVPSSAGEPGPAPVNRARPGNAAYVLYTSGSTGLPKGVVVTHANAVAYITTAVEMLDLGEWSRCVGFAALGWDVSVLDTFASLISGGSLALVPERDKIDPTRLQTFMEEHQVTWGLLPPALLPLLDPDRLPSFTHAITGGESPGPEQVARWSAPPGRRFINWYGPTETTIVVVGAELTGTWDTPVPIGHALPDCAAYILDEQMLECPVGTPGELLIGGPQVSRGYLGRPALTADRFIPDPFSGVPGSRLYRTGDLVVRDPDHGIIYLGRLDRQVKVSGQRVELGEIESVLRGHPGVAQAITDVSPSATGLPELVAYLAPATAPDLIELRDYCTERLPVYMTPTRVVRLDTLPLNNSGKVDMAALRAANAPVAVPAEAAGLVAYSPMERAVATVWSRVLGVREPGLDDDFFASGGHSLLAMRLVAAVRAELGRAVTVEEIVEGRTLAGFAARVAKAEQTGTAPLRTGQPPVLSAAQRRVWFVDRLAKETPAYNIALAERLHGPIDVDALAVALRAVAARHEVLRWRFPDSGGVPYVHVDPADTEVPLPVVPVDEATLREQLERVALERFDLAAGPLWRARLLRLDETEHVLAITVHHAVFDGWSQEVLYRDLGEAYAIAVTGAEPVLDPLPATFADYVGWLRDRDAADSETALTWWTERLRGAPTVLDLPRDHARPPVQTFTGSAVRAEIPTATADAVRELAVHLGTTPYAVLLAAFAQHLRRLTGQRDLIIGAPIADRRHPAFEPMIGFCVDTVPLRLTVDDGRDFTTHVRACGDTVMASLAQAETPLERIVGSLGVDRDLSRNPLVQVLFNMYNFAEPHLHLTGVTAEPVQPGLPGSLFDLTLYVSEQAGGFALQAVFNPDLFDADRIEALLAGYPHLVGELATAPDRPVGAASLRPATAALPHPDQPLARWSGPGVVERIAASSTSDTVAITGTGGELTHRELHAVRAGIGAAIRAAGIPAGTPIAVLATRDTALPAILLGTLASGAKWAVLDASLPPARLAAQARAAGCCALLACPGAVPPAELAHLPVVPLAPTLQELVLNGGANAATLEELVPAEQRGYVSFTSGTTGEPKAVLTGERALAHYVDWAPGALGLRADDRFALLGGLAHDPLLRDVFLPLALGATLHVPPQDLLRDPVRLTRWLADAGVTVLHLTPQLLRLLTAIPDAALPGVRLVATGGDQLTAVDVVRLRAIAPGARVVNLYGTTETPQAQGFHPVADDLAADSGAIPVGRGIDGAQLLVLGPAGQPAGVGELGELVIRSRYLAHGYATEGRLDHDRTASRFRATDPDGGDEEDRMYDTGDLGRYRPDGEVVLAGRDDDQVKIRGFRLELGEVTSALLAHPEVRTATAIADTENAEVVVRAYAVAAGAGLTVEALRTHLGRLLPAYAMPSSLTLLPAMPLTANGKVDRAALPRPSARPRSGAADEPTTPTERVIATVWREILALPRVGVTDNFFEVGGHSLAIVAVQTRLGGLLSREIDILDLFRHPNIRALGAHLDGANRGPGLDRAAQRIAARRDRNRRTTTARPGGAAPEEGSN, encoded by the coding sequence ATGACCCTCATCTGCGACCTCTTCGTCGAGCAGGCCGGCCGCCGACCGGACGCGCTCGCCGTGCGGACCTGGGAGAAGACCCTCACCTACGGCGAGCTCGACGCCCGGTCGAGCGCACTCGCGGCGGTGCTGGTCCAGCACGGCGTCGGACCCGACTCCAGGGTCGGCATCTCGCACCGGCGCGATCCGTCGATGGTGGTGGCGATGCTCGCCATCCAGCGGGCGGGCGGTGCCTACGTGCCGCTGGACCCGACCCACCCGCCCGCACGCAACCGGCTCGTCATCGACGACGCCGGGATCAGCATCGCGGTGGTCGACGACGCCGGTGCCGCGGCCCTCGCGGGCGACGGGCTCATCCTGGTGCCGAGCTCGGCCGGGGAGCCCGGACCCGCGCCGGTCAACCGCGCCCGGCCGGGCAACGCCGCCTACGTCCTCTACACGTCGGGCTCGACCGGTCTGCCCAAGGGCGTCGTCGTCACGCACGCGAACGCGGTCGCCTACATCACCACGGCCGTCGAGATGCTGGACCTCGGCGAGTGGTCCCGCTGCGTCGGCTTCGCGGCGCTCGGCTGGGACGTCTCGGTCCTCGACACCTTCGCGTCGCTCATCAGCGGCGGTTCGCTGGCCCTCGTACCCGAGCGGGACAAGATCGACCCCACCCGGCTGCAGACCTTCATGGAGGAGCACCAGGTCACCTGGGGCCTGCTGCCGCCGGCGCTGCTGCCGCTGCTCGACCCGGACCGGCTGCCCAGCTTCACCCATGCGATCACCGGCGGCGAGTCGCCCGGCCCCGAGCAGGTGGCACGCTGGTCCGCGCCGCCGGGGCGCCGATTCATCAACTGGTACGGCCCGACCGAGACCACCATCGTCGTGGTCGGCGCGGAGCTGACCGGGACCTGGGACACGCCGGTGCCGATCGGCCACGCGCTGCCCGACTGCGCCGCCTACATCCTCGATGAACAGATGCTGGAGTGCCCCGTCGGCACACCCGGTGAGCTGCTCATCGGCGGTCCGCAGGTGTCCCGGGGCTACCTCGGGCGGCCGGCGCTCACCGCCGACCGGTTCATCCCGGACCCGTTCAGCGGGGTCCCCGGCTCCCGGCTCTACCGCACCGGCGACCTCGTCGTCCGCGATCCCGACCACGGCATCATCTACCTCGGGCGGCTCGACCGGCAGGTCAAGGTCTCCGGGCAGCGGGTCGAGCTGGGCGAGATCGAGAGCGTGCTGCGCGGGCACCCGGGCGTGGCGCAGGCCATCACGGATGTGAGCCCGAGCGCGACGGGGCTGCCCGAACTCGTCGCCTACCTCGCCCCGGCGACCGCTCCCGACCTCATCGAGCTGCGCGACTACTGCACCGAACGGCTGCCGGTCTACATGACGCCGACCCGGGTGGTGCGGCTGGACACGTTGCCGCTCAACAACTCCGGCAAGGTCGACATGGCCGCGCTGCGGGCCGCCAACGCCCCGGTCGCGGTGCCGGCCGAGGCGGCGGGGCTGGTGGCGTACTCCCCGATGGAGCGCGCGGTGGCCACGGTCTGGAGCCGGGTGCTCGGGGTGCGCGAGCCGGGACTCGACGACGACTTCTTCGCCAGCGGCGGACACTCACTGCTCGCGATGCGCCTGGTCGCGGCGGTGCGGGCGGAGCTCGGCCGGGCGGTGACCGTCGAGGAGATCGTCGAGGGGCGCACCCTCGCCGGGTTCGCCGCGCGGGTCGCCAAGGCCGAGCAGACCGGGACGGCGCCGCTGCGCACGGGCCAGCCGCCCGTGCTCTCGGCGGCGCAGCGGCGGGTGTGGTTCGTGGACCGGCTCGCCAAGGAGACGCCGGCCTATAACATCGCCCTCGCCGAGCGGCTGCACGGGCCGATCGACGTCGATGCCCTCGCCGTCGCGCTGCGGGCGGTCGCGGCCCGGCACGAGGTGCTGCGGTGGCGCTTCCCGGACTCCGGCGGCGTGCCCTACGTGCACGTCGACCCGGCCGACACCGAGGTGCCGCTGCCGGTCGTCCCCGTCGACGAGGCGACCCTGCGCGAGCAACTGGAACGCGTGGCGCTGGAGCGCTTCGACCTCGCCGCGGGTCCGCTGTGGCGGGCGCGGCTGCTGCGGCTCGACGAGACCGAGCACGTGCTCGCGATCACCGTGCACCACGCGGTCTTCGACGGCTGGTCGCAGGAGGTGCTCTACCGCGATCTCGGCGAGGCCTACGCGATCGCGGTCACCGGCGCGGAGCCCGTGCTCGACCCGCTGCCGGCGACCTTCGCCGACTACGTCGGCTGGCTGCGCGACCGGGACGCCGCGGATTCCGAGACCGCGCTGACCTGGTGGACGGAGCGGCTGCGCGGAGCGCCGACGGTGCTGGACCTGCCCCGCGATCACGCCCGCCCGCCGGTGCAGACCTTCACCGGCAGCGCGGTCCGTGCCGAGATCCCCACCGCGACCGCCGACGCCGTCCGCGAGCTCGCCGTGCACCTCGGCACGACGCCCTACGCCGTGCTGCTGGCGGCCTTCGCCCAGCACCTGCGACGGCTGACCGGGCAGCGGGACCTCATCATCGGCGCCCCCATCGCCGACCGGCGGCACCCGGCCTTCGAACCGATGATCGGCTTCTGCGTCGACACCGTGCCGCTGCGGCTCACCGTCGACGACGGCCGGGACTTCACCACCCACGTACGGGCCTGCGGCGACACCGTGATGGCGTCCCTCGCCCAGGCCGAGACGCCGCTGGAGCGGATCGTCGGCAGCCTCGGGGTGGACCGGGACCTCAGCCGCAACCCGCTGGTCCAGGTGCTGTTCAACATGTACAACTTCGCCGAGCCGCACCTGCACCTCACCGGCGTCACGGCCGAGCCGGTGCAGCCGGGCCTGCCCGGGTCGCTCTTCGACCTCACGCTCTACGTCTCCGAGCAGGCGGGCGGTTTCGCTCTCCAGGCGGTCTTCAACCCGGACCTCTTCGACGCCGACCGGATCGAGGCGCTGCTCGCGGGCTACCCGCACCTCGTCGGCGAGCTGGCCACCGCGCCCGACCGGCCCGTCGGCGCCGCCTCGCTGCGCCCGGCCACCGCCGCGCTGCCGCACCCCGATCAGCCGCTGGCCCGCTGGTCCGGCCCCGGCGTCGTCGAGCGGATCGCCGCTTCGTCCACATCGGACACCGTGGCGATCACCGGCACCGGCGGCGAGCTCACCCACCGCGAGCTGCACGCGGTGCGGGCCGGCATCGGCGCCGCGATCCGCGCCGCCGGAATTCCGGCCGGTACGCCGATAGCAGTCCTCGCCACTCGCGACACGGCTCTCCCGGCGATCCTGCTCGGTACGCTCGCCAGCGGCGCGAAGTGGGCGGTGCTGGACGCGAGCCTGCCACCGGCCCGGCTCGCCGCGCAGGCCCGGGCGGCGGGCTGCTGTGCGCTGCTCGCCTGCCCCGGCGCGGTCCCGCCCGCCGAACTCGCCCACCTGCCCGTGGTCCCCTTGGCACCAACTCTTCAAGAGTTGGTGCTAAACGGCGGCGCGAATGCCGCGACTCTTGAAGAGTTGGTGCCGGCCGAGCAGCGGGGCTACGTCTCCTTCACCTCCGGGACGACCGGGGAGCCGAAGGCGGTGCTCACCGGTGAGCGGGCCCTGGCCCACTACGTCGACTGGGCTCCGGGCGCCCTCGGACTGCGTGCCGACGACCGGTTCGCCCTGCTCGGCGGGCTCGCCCACGATCCGCTGCTGCGCGACGTCTTCCTGCCGCTCGCGCTCGGCGCCACCCTGCACGTGCCGCCGCAGGACCTGCTGCGCGACCCGGTCCGGCTGACCCGCTGGCTCGCCGACGCGGGTGTCACCGTGCTGCACCTGACCCCGCAGCTGCTGCGGCTGCTCACGGCGATCCCGGACGCGGCACTGCCCGGCGTGCGGCTCGTCGCGACCGGCGGCGACCAGCTCACCGCGGTCGACGTCGTCCGGTTGCGGGCGATCGCGCCCGGTGCCCGGGTCGTCAACCTCTACGGCACCACGGAGACACCGCAGGCGCAGGGCTTCCACCCGGTCGCCGACGACCTCGCCGCCGACAGCGGGGCGATCCCGGTCGGCCGGGGCATCGACGGCGCCCAGCTGCTCGTGCTCGGCCCGGCCGGGCAGCCCGCCGGGGTCGGCGAACTCGGCGAGCTCGTCATCCGCAGCCGCTACCTGGCGCACGGCTACGCCACCGAGGGTCGCCTCGACCATGACCGCACCGCGAGCCGTTTCCGGGCGACCGATCCCGACGGGGGCGACGAGGAGGATCGCATGTACGACACCGGGGACCTGGGGCGTTACCGGCCCGACGGCGAGGTCGTCCTCGCCGGGCGGGACGACGACCAGGTCAAGATCCGGGGATTCCGGCTCGAACTCGGCGAGGTGACCTCGGCACTGCTCGCGCACCCGGAGGTCCGCACCGCCACCGCGATCGCCGACACCGAGAACGCGGAGGTCGTGGTCCGGGCATACGCGGTCGCCGCCGGTGCGGGGTTGACGGTCGAGGCGCTGCGGACGCACCTGGGGCGGCTGCTTCCGGCGTACGCGATGCCGTCGTCCCTGACCCTGCTCCCGGCGATGCCGCTGACGGCGAACGGCAAGGTCGACCGGGCCGCGCTCCCCCGGCCCTCGGCGCGTCCGCGCAGCGGTGCCGCCGACGAGCCCACCACCCCGACCGAGCGCGTCATCGCGACCGTGTGGCGCGAGATCCTCGCGCTGCCGAGGGTGGGCGTCACCGACAACTTCTTCGAGGTCGGCGGGCACTCGCTCGCGATCGTCGCGGTGCAGACCAGGCTCGGTGGCCTGCTCAGCCGCGAGATCGACATCCTCGACCTCTTCCGCCACCCCAACATCCGAGCACTCGGCGCCCATCTGGACGGCGCCAACCGCGGTCCTGGCCTGGACCGCGCGGCGCAGCGGATCGCCGCACGCCGTGATCGCAACCGTCGCACCACCACGGCCCGCCCCGGCGGCGCCGCGCCTGAGGAGGGCAGCAACTGA
- a CDS encoding thioesterase domain-containing protein — protein sequence MPLREPTDARPHPGGADPLFPNATRHDAEVILFCLPFAGGGASAFRSWRQAFPAAVDLQPIQLAGRETRIAEPLRIDAEEIAAAIARRIDRPYAIYGHSMGARLGFEVIRALRALGSPMPLRFYVGAARPPDLTEPIVRIADRPDDGFVEGLEQLGGVPAGVMDVPELRELLLPMLRADFRWIDDYRYTPGEPLPVRIVGFGGLADASVPPDLMRGWAAHTSVGFQLRRTAGGHFFLHSEAPTVTALITTDLLGAVHEQDDLADAEAAETPVPVDTTNDPGGTDHHIPLPGTEWSVWRSALLRTTGFPADGLHRLAAPELAAVADAHLGGGADGEAYARAYAEAVARVSAEVWAITGDPLFREAVTWQNRTAMHAVDGVRNQGAVAPRNSKRRQREETIAQYWQRYCAKNETIGFFGPVKWITLDPDGPAVTARPGPGLISGRRVFLEHWALSAFAAAITSEPRVRQWLRPSLHAQLSLRGRQLLRPAHAPVSLTAAEASLLSRCDGRRPAIEIARSAANDPDSPLRNSDDALILLGQLADRELIRWDLDLPMRLHAEESLAEQLGAIGDPSIRAELLASYATLRAAREAVGAAAGDAEALKEALDALDRIFVELTGRDAQRRSGEMYAGRTLCVEECDRDLELSFGAPVLTAIAAPLAIMLQAARWLTVATADAYLAVLRELYDDLAREHGSADVPFGQFWYLAQGTLFGTVDRPIDAVTDEFTRRWAQLFRLDRFGPETHEVTLASADLADIVKDVFPAERPAWAAARMHSPDLHICAESVEAIERGDFTVVLGELHTALTTLDSELFLLWAPNRPELAAAMLADAGPERVLPLYPLSWPRNTPRLGAGLHNDSDVQLGIAPAPGADPDRLLPVTALTLSEKDGDLFVHAGRHRWPLIELFAEVITNAHTQGSFKLVASTGHAPRITVDRMVVARETWRTTLAETGLADAKGEEQQYLAARRWRAALGLPDQVFVSVATETKPTYVDLTSPTYISALCALLRGTRTAHGDRVRITVSEMLPGTDQAWVPDSAGRGYFSELRIQVRDPHSSLTARAPQSMSKEPGR from the coding sequence ATGCCCCTTCGGGAACCGACTGACGCGCGCCCGCATCCCGGTGGTGCCGATCCGCTCTTCCCGAACGCGACCCGGCACGACGCCGAGGTCATCCTCTTCTGCCTGCCCTTCGCCGGTGGCGGTGCCAGCGCCTTCCGGTCCTGGCGACAGGCCTTCCCGGCCGCCGTCGACCTGCAGCCGATCCAGCTCGCGGGCCGGGAGACCAGGATCGCCGAGCCGTTGCGGATCGACGCCGAGGAGATCGCAGCCGCCATCGCGCGTCGGATCGATCGACCATACGCTATCTATGGCCACAGCATGGGAGCCCGGCTCGGTTTCGAGGTGATCCGCGCCCTGCGCGCCCTCGGCAGCCCGATGCCGCTGCGCTTCTACGTCGGCGCCGCCCGCCCGCCCGACCTCACCGAACCGATCGTGCGCATCGCCGACCGGCCCGACGACGGGTTCGTCGAGGGACTGGAGCAGCTCGGTGGCGTACCGGCCGGGGTGATGGACGTGCCCGAGCTGCGCGAGCTGCTGCTGCCGATGCTGCGCGCGGACTTCCGCTGGATCGACGACTACCGCTACACGCCGGGCGAGCCGCTGCCCGTGCGCATCGTCGGCTTCGGCGGCCTCGCCGACGCCTCCGTCCCGCCGGACCTGATGCGGGGCTGGGCCGCGCACACCAGCGTGGGCTTCCAACTCCGCCGCACCGCGGGCGGCCACTTCTTCCTGCATAGCGAGGCGCCGACCGTGACCGCGCTCATCACCACCGACCTGCTCGGCGCCGTCCACGAGCAGGACGACCTGGCCGACGCCGAGGCCGCCGAGACCCCCGTGCCCGTCGACACCACGAACGACCCCGGCGGCACGGACCACCACATCCCGCTGCCCGGCACCGAGTGGAGCGTGTGGCGCTCGGCGCTGCTGCGGACCACCGGCTTCCCGGCCGACGGCCTGCACCGGCTCGCCGCGCCCGAGCTCGCCGCGGTCGCCGACGCCCACCTCGGCGGCGGCGCCGACGGCGAGGCCTACGCCCGCGCCTACGCCGAGGCGGTGGCCCGGGTCAGCGCCGAGGTCTGGGCGATCACCGGCGATCCGCTCTTCCGCGAGGCCGTGACCTGGCAGAACCGCACCGCGATGCACGCCGTGGACGGCGTCCGCAACCAGGGCGCCGTCGCTCCGCGCAACTCCAAGCGCCGCCAGCGGGAGGAGACGATCGCCCAGTACTGGCAGCGCTACTGCGCCAAGAACGAGACGATCGGCTTCTTCGGCCCGGTGAAATGGATCACACTCGACCCGGACGGCCCCGCCGTCACCGCCCGGCCCGGACCAGGTCTCATCAGCGGCCGGCGGGTCTTCCTGGAGCACTGGGCGCTGTCGGCCTTCGCCGCGGCGATCACCTCGGAGCCCCGCGTCCGCCAGTGGCTGCGGCCGTCCCTCCACGCCCAGCTGAGCCTGCGCGGCCGGCAGCTCCTGCGCCCGGCCCACGCGCCCGTGTCGCTCACCGCGGCCGAGGCCTCGCTGCTGTCGCGCTGCGACGGCCGCCGGCCGGCGATCGAGATCGCCCGCTCCGCCGCGAACGACCCGGACTCGCCGCTGCGCAACAGCGACGACGCGCTGATCCTGCTCGGCCAGCTCGCCGACCGCGAGCTGATCCGCTGGGACCTCGACCTGCCGATGCGGCTGCACGCCGAGGAGTCGCTCGCGGAGCAGCTCGGCGCCATCGGCGATCCGTCGATCCGGGCGGAGCTCCTGGCGAGCTACGCCACGCTGCGCGCGGCCCGCGAAGCCGTCGGTGCCGCAGCCGGTGATGCCGAGGCGCTGAAGGAGGCGCTCGACGCGCTGGACCGCATCTTCGTCGAGCTCACCGGCCGCGACGCCCAGCGCCGCTCCGGCGAGATGTACGCCGGTCGCACCCTCTGCGTCGAGGAGTGCGACCGCGACCTGGAGCTGAGCTTCGGCGCGCCGGTGCTGACGGCGATCGCCGCCCCGCTCGCCATCATGCTGCAGGCTGCCCGGTGGCTCACCGTGGCGACCGCCGACGCCTACCTCGCCGTGCTGCGGGAACTCTACGACGACCTCGCCCGCGAGCACGGCTCCGCCGACGTGCCCTTCGGCCAGTTCTGGTACCTGGCGCAGGGAACCCTGTTCGGCACGGTGGACCGGCCCATCGACGCGGTCACCGACGAGTTCACCCGGCGCTGGGCGCAGCTGTTCCGCCTGGACCGCTTCGGCCCGGAGACGCACGAGGTCACGCTGGCCAGCGCCGACCTCGCCGACATCGTCAAGGACGTCTTTCCGGCCGAGCGCCCGGCCTGGGCCGCGGCCCGGATGCACAGCCCCGACCTGCACATCTGTGCCGAGAGCGTCGAGGCGATCGAGCGGGGCGACTTCACGGTCGTCCTCGGCGAGCTGCACACCGCGCTCACCACGCTCGACTCCGAACTCTTCCTGCTCTGGGCGCCCAACCGGCCGGAGCTGGCCGCGGCGATGCTCGCCGACGCCGGGCCCGAACGGGTGCTGCCGCTCTATCCGCTGTCGTGGCCGCGCAACACGCCCCGCCTCGGCGCGGGCCTGCACAACGACAGCGACGTGCAGCTCGGCATCGCGCCCGCCCCCGGCGCCGACCCCGACCGGCTCCTGCCGGTGACCGCCCTGACGCTGAGCGAGAAGGACGGCGACCTCTTCGTCCACGCCGGTAGGCATCGGTGGCCCCTGATCGAGCTCTTCGCCGAAGTGATCACCAACGCCCATACCCAGGGCTCCTTCAAGCTCGTCGCGAGCACCGGGCACGCGCCCCGGATCACGGTCGACCGGATGGTGGTGGCCCGCGAGACCTGGCGTACCACGCTCGCCGAGACCGGGCTCGCCGACGCCAAGGGCGAGGAGCAGCAGTACCTCGCCGCGCGCCGCTGGCGAGCCGCACTCGGCCTGCCGGACCAGGTCTTCGTCTCCGTCGCCACCGAGACGAAACCGACCTACGTGGACCTGACGAGCCCGACCTACATCAGTGCGCTGTGCGCCCTGCTGCGGGGGACGCGGACCGCGCACGGCGACCGGGTGCGGATCACGGTGAGCGAGATGCTGCCCGGCACCGACCAGGCCTGGGTGCCCGACAGCGCCGGACGCGGCTACTTCTCCGAGCTGCGGATCCAGGTCCGCGACCCGCACTCGAGCCTCACCGCTCGCGCACCGCAGAGCATGTCGAAGGAGCCGGGCCGATGA